The following are from one region of the Halorussus rarus genome:
- a CDS encoding PH domain-containing protein: MRLHPFSVPLRAASRGLSIGLMLFFLGQSLSGTDFLPFPLAGPVLVALAALGVLAAALWQVAYYRRFEYDLTDDGLEIASGVVSRRHREIPLGRVQNVDISRNVIQRALGVAALDVETAGGGATEASLRYVGYDEAKRLQREIQRLKRDGAEADADGEPREEAEELLFELRTEELALLSVLSFDFRYLSLLAFGPAAFPFLPGFAEVAVVGGVLLVALLLGALWVISAAVTFARYYGFRLARVDDELRYERGLLQRYDGSIPLSKVQTLTLEANVLMRRFGYATLAVETAGYGPGQAPSQGSEAAVPLATRERVLRLAREVEEFDLPAFERPPKRARTRYAFRYALALLGLAGALYVLELVVAPPAPVPLAAIPLALLVVAPVAAHLAWRNRGYATGEDHAFTRNGFWNRTTKVVPYYRVQTVIQSQTVFQRRRRLASVVVDTASSAGGAAAAMDLDAADAERLRESVAERLQASIVDSPPRRAAASDSDRDATADDDSAVDADPDAEPDADSDSNSDSDADRDSPRRD; the protein is encoded by the coding sequence CCGCCCTCGGCGTGCTCGCGGCCGCGCTCTGGCAGGTCGCCTACTACCGGCGGTTCGAGTACGACCTCACCGACGACGGCCTCGAAATCGCGTCGGGAGTGGTCTCGCGCCGCCACCGCGAGATTCCGCTCGGCCGAGTCCAGAACGTCGACATCTCGCGCAACGTGATCCAGCGCGCGCTCGGGGTCGCCGCTCTCGACGTCGAGACGGCCGGCGGCGGCGCGACCGAGGCCAGCCTCCGGTACGTCGGCTACGACGAGGCCAAGCGCCTCCAGCGCGAGATACAGCGACTGAAACGCGACGGCGCCGAGGCGGACGCCGACGGCGAACCGCGCGAGGAGGCCGAGGAACTGCTCTTCGAGCTCCGGACCGAGGAGCTGGCGCTGCTGAGCGTCCTCTCGTTCGACTTCCGGTACCTCTCGCTGCTGGCGTTCGGGCCGGCCGCCTTCCCCTTCCTGCCCGGGTTCGCCGAGGTCGCCGTCGTCGGCGGCGTCCTGCTCGTGGCGCTGCTGCTCGGCGCGCTGTGGGTCATCAGCGCCGCGGTCACGTTCGCCCGCTACTACGGCTTCCGGCTCGCCCGCGTCGACGACGAGCTCCGGTACGAGCGCGGCCTGCTCCAGCGCTACGACGGGTCGATCCCGCTGTCGAAGGTCCAGACGCTCACCCTCGAGGCCAACGTCCTGATGCGGCGGTTCGGCTACGCCACGCTGGCGGTCGAGACCGCCGGCTACGGGCCGGGACAGGCGCCCTCGCAGGGGTCGGAGGCCGCGGTGCCGCTGGCGACCCGCGAGCGCGTGCTCCGGCTGGCCCGCGAGGTCGAGGAGTTCGACCTGCCGGCGTTCGAGCGCCCGCCGAAGCGGGCCCGGACGCGGTACGCGTTCCGGTACGCGCTCGCGCTGCTCGGCCTCGCCGGTGCGCTGTACGTCCTCGAACTCGTCGTGGCACCGCCGGCGCCCGTCCCGCTCGCCGCGATTCCGCTCGCGCTCCTCGTCGTCGCGCCGGTCGCGGCCCACCTCGCGTGGCGCAACCGGGGGTACGCGACCGGCGAGGACCACGCGTTCACGCGCAACGGGTTCTGGAACCGGACGACGAAGGTGGTGCCGTACTACCGGGTCCAGACCGTAATCCAGAGCCAGACCGTCTTCCAGCGCCGCCGCCGGCTCGCCAGCGTCGTCGTCGACACCGCGAGTTCGGCGGGCGGAGCCGCGGCCGCGATGGACCTCGACGCGGCCGACGCCGAGCGCCTCCGGGAGTCCGTCGCCGAGCGGTTGCAGGCGAGTATCGTCGATTCGCCGCCCCGGCGGGCTGCAGCGTCCGACTCCGACCGTGACGCGACCGCAGACGACGACTCGGCCGTAGATGCGGACCCGGATGCCGAGCCGGACGCGGACTCTGACTCGAACTCGGACTCCGACGCCGACCGGGACTCCCCTCGTCGAGACTGA